Proteins encoded by one window of Kiritimatiellales bacterium:
- a CDS encoding O-antigen ligase family protein, whose translation MKRDQIFSFIFLLLLIPVFFIYGIWEDKMLWQAPAVAGIYIATILFFILRIKTGGWSGFSTPPAGIFLLLFAGYALYLIPGSALPYEAKVSVAGLGGIFCVYYLFSNTLAQSSTRKWIWMTLLSVLIIIALYSLIQHRLAPELLFGIERYSSYWTGGRLGGTYQCPNHIAHLFQLWLPFCFVFLFMPQLGWFWRICCGYAIPLFSILIYQTQSRAGILGAIAGLAVTVLLLVLRRSWKWFCLALLIVPFMGSLAVAGLWMKSDMFQRRMTPVVKFIDHVVSGAVVEKEFHDFRPQTWLDTMDMIKDNSLACGVGPGGYGTVFENYRKRFTAARIVTVHAHNEYLELAAEYGLIGAGLALAAVIAGCVRFLRLSQRSLSSGDALPAMALLGALAGTAVHGLFDFELRIFPNAVMLAILSGSAAAPLCRTEHVRFPKWNRCFAGILFILIAIGGVGAAQVMGSAGMRALGDRALAQGDHAAAEQRYKISIKIDSENWMAHSGLGQIYYHRRYYEIDPGQKQKWLAQERIEFKKAYAKNPFDKIVLYGLGMAEIAAGNSAEGLNCLRRVAEYKRFNDYYWRKLGIELRKAGLFEESLRAFERADRLKRSNPVVQKNMEWLRAKMSETDRK comes from the coding sequence ATGAAAAGAGATCAAATATTTTCGTTTATTTTTTTGTTATTATTAATTCCGGTGTTTTTTATTTACGGAATCTGGGAAGACAAAATGCTTTGGCAGGCTCCGGCGGTGGCGGGCATCTATATCGCGACGATCCTCTTTTTTATTCTCAGAATAAAAACCGGCGGATGGTCCGGATTCAGCACACCTCCCGCCGGAATATTTCTATTGCTGTTTGCCGGATATGCTCTTTATCTGATTCCCGGATCCGCGCTTCCGTATGAGGCCAAAGTCAGTGTAGCCGGACTCGGAGGCATCTTTTGTGTCTATTATCTGTTTTCAAATACGCTTGCGCAGAGTTCAACCCGTAAATGGATCTGGATGACGCTGTTGTCCGTATTAATCATCATCGCATTATACAGTTTAATCCAGCACAGGCTTGCGCCGGAACTCCTTTTTGGCATTGAACGGTATTCATCGTATTGGACCGGCGGACGGCTGGGCGGAACGTACCAATGTCCGAATCATATTGCGCATCTGTTCCAGCTGTGGCTGCCGTTCTGTTTTGTGTTTCTTTTTATGCCGCAGCTTGGATGGTTTTGGCGGATTTGCTGCGGATATGCCATTCCTCTGTTTTCAATTCTGATTTATCAGACGCAATCCCGCGCCGGAATTCTGGGCGCAATCGCCGGGCTGGCGGTAACGGTATTATTGCTTGTTTTGCGCCGCAGCTGGAAATGGTTCTGCCTCGCGCTGCTTATTGTTCCTTTCATGGGATCACTGGCGGTCGCCGGACTCTGGATGAAGTCGGATATGTTTCAACGCCGCATGACGCCGGTTGTAAAATTTATTGATCATGTGGTCAGCGGCGCAGTTGTCGAAAAAGAATTCCATGATTTCCGGCCGCAAACCTGGCTGGATACAATGGATATGATCAAAGATAATTCATTGGCCTGCGGCGTTGGTCCCGGCGGCTACGGCACCGTATTTGAAAATTACCGCAAACGGTTTACCGCGGCACGGATTGTAACCGTGCATGCCCATAATGAATATCTTGAACTCGCGGCGGAGTATGGACTGATTGGCGCCGGGCTGGCGCTGGCGGCGGTCATTGCCGGTTGTGTGCGTTTTCTGCGTTTATCACAGAGATCTTTGAGCTCCGGCGATGCACTGCCCGCCATGGCATTACTGGGCGCTCTGGCAGGAACTGCAGTTCATGGGTTGTTTGATTTTGAACTGCGGATTTTCCCGAATGCTGTCATGCTGGCGATACTGTCCGGCAGCGCGGCGGCACCATTGTGCCGGACCGAACATGTGCGCTTTCCAAAATGGAACCGCTGTTTCGCCGGGATATTGTTTATACTGATCGCTATCGGCGGAGTTGGGGCGGCGCAGGTCATGGGTTCCGCCGGGATGCGCGCACTGGGCGACCGCGCGCTTGCGCAAGGCGATCACGCAGCCGCTGAACAACGGTATAAAATCAGTATAAAAATTGATTCTGAAAACTGGATGGCTCACTCCGGTCTTGGACAGATTTACTACCACCGCCGGTATTATGAAATTGATCCCGGGCAAAAACAAAAATGGCTGGCGCAGGAACGGATTGAATTTAAAAAAGCGTATGCAAAAAATCCGTTTGATAAAATTGTGCTTTACGGACTGGGTATGGCAGAAATTGCCGCCGGAAATAGCGCTGAAGGTTTGAACTGTTTGCGCCGGGTTGCAGAATATAAGCGGTTTAACGATTACTACTGGCGGAAGCTCGGAATCGAATTGCGCAAGGCCGGGCTTTTTGAAGAATCACTCCGGGCATTTGAGCGGGCGGATCGCCTGAAGCGCTCTAATCCCGTGGTTCAGAAAAATATGGAATGGCTGCGCGCAAAAATGAGTGAAACTGACAGAAAATAG
- a CDS encoding exosortase/archaeosortase family protein, with protein MQNQSSIKIWSERWRLGALTRPEMVQIGLVSVIIGLLFMMFHMLGNTVSNVDSRSAFVWMVARWNDAISFGADYSHGKFIPLVSLWVIWHKRKEIFSVKTRIDWRGLGIIVAALAVHWLGAKMQQTRISLMSLIFLIWGIPFYLFGWEMAKKLIFPCSYLIFCIPLNFLDVIAFPLRMLSTGMATGILHGVGIEAVQNGTAIMIPSMPAGMDVADPCSGLRSLLAMTALTAVYAYFTQKTLIKKWILFIASIPLAVIGNIARIVTIAVVAEAMGGQLALGLYHDYSSYILFTASISVMVLLGNLLNMNFKELFYKWKNALTPHT; from the coding sequence ATGCAAAATCAGTCATCCATAAAAATCTGGAGCGAGCGCTGGCGGCTGGGTGCATTAACGCGGCCGGAGATGGTTCAGATCGGGCTGGTTTCAGTCATTATCGGTCTGTTGTTTATGATGTTCCACATGCTGGGGAACACCGTTTCCAACGTAGACAGCCGTTCGGCATTTGTGTGGATGGTTGCCCGCTGGAACGACGCCATTTCGTTCGGGGCGGACTATTCGCACGGAAAATTTATTCCGCTCGTCAGCCTGTGGGTGATCTGGCACAAGCGGAAAGAGATTTTTTCTGTGAAGACCCGCATTGACTGGCGCGGGCTGGGCATCATTGTTGCCGCTCTCGCAGTTCACTGGCTCGGTGCAAAAATGCAGCAGACGCGTATTTCCCTGATGAGCCTGATTTTTTTGATCTGGGGCATTCCTTTTTATCTTTTTGGCTGGGAAATGGCCAAAAAATTAATCTTCCCCTGTTCTTATCTGATTTTCTGCATACCGCTCAATTTCCTGGACGTGATCGCATTCCCGCTGCGCATGCTGTCAACCGGTATGGCAACCGGAATTTTACACGGGGTCGGTATTGAAGCCGTGCAGAACGGAACGGCCATTATGATTCCGTCGATGCCGGCCGGCATGGATGTTGCCGACCCGTGCAGCGGGCTGCGCTCTTTGCTGGCAATGACTGCCTTGACTGCGGTGTATGCCTATTTTACTCAAAAAACATTGATCAAAAAATGGATTCTTTTTATCGCGTCAATTCCGCTGGCAGTGATCGGGAATATTGCCCGCATTGTGACGATTGCGGTTGTCGCCGAGGCGATGGGGGGTCAGTTGGCGCTTGGGCTGTATCACGACTATTCAAGCTACATTCTTTTTACGGCATCGATCAGTGTGATGGTGCTGCTCGGCAATCTGTTGAACATGAATTTTAAGGAGCTGTTTTACAAATGGAAAAACGCGCTTACACCCCATACCTGA
- a CDS encoding exosortase-associated EpsI family protein, whose protein sequence is MEKRAYTPYLILIGLFAIAALALAFTVDVSLDDQPGIRMELPVSLAGGWTGDELRYSHNPDHPKQYLLSQLELPDTDPETGEKLYTMSLAEYDALPHDTQFVKSIYTNEISDQVFVSIVLSGSERNSIHRPQRCLPGQGNTITATKYIKVPLEGRKPLDVCVLEIQRRYSDKEGNPQTYYGYYAYWFIGQGRETASHYERMFWLAWDRVVRSVAHKWAYVAVSGDRKAAGETYQTEITEFVQKIYPQLLLDENEG, encoded by the coding sequence ATGGAAAAACGCGCTTACACCCCATACCTGATTTTAATCGGACTGTTTGCCATTGCCGCACTGGCGCTGGCGTTCACGGTGGATGTTTCATTGGATGATCAGCCGGGTATTCGTATGGAACTTCCGGTTTCACTCGCAGGCGGCTGGACCGGCGATGAATTGCGTTATTCTCATAATCCTGACCATCCGAAACAATACCTCCTCAGCCAGCTCGAACTGCCGGACACCGATCCGGAAACCGGCGAAAAACTTTATACAATGAGTTTGGCAGAATACGACGCACTGCCGCACGACACTCAGTTTGTAAAATCAATTTACACCAACGAAATATCCGACCAGGTTTTTGTCTCCATCGTCCTTTCCGGCAGTGAGCGTAATAGTATTCACCGTCCGCAGCGCTGTCTGCCGGGACAGGGGAACACCATCACGGCAACAAAATATATAAAAGTTCCGTTGGAAGGGCGCAAACCGCTGGATGTCTGTGTCCTTGAGATTCAGCGCCGCTATTCGGACAAAGAGGGCAATCCGCAAACGTATTACGGATATTACGCCTACTGGTTTATCGGACAGGGTCGTGAAACCGCCAGCCACTATGAACGGATGTTCTGGCTTGCCTGGGATCGCGTTGTCCGCAGTGTCGCCCACAAATGGGCCTATGTTGCCGTTTCGGGCGACCGGAAAGCTGCCGGGGAGACGTACCAGACAGAGATTACCGAATTTGTGCAGAAAATTTATCCGCAACTCCTGCTGGATGAAAATGAGGGTTGA
- a CDS encoding GxxExxY protein produces the protein MHPLFLKADGLTHEVIGAAIEVHRDKGAGLIESIYEKCLMRELELRNIQAVNQKIVPIEYKGFVFDEPLRLDVLVEDCLLLELKAVEKILPVCKAKLLSYMKLLNIPVGLIINFNEPVLKNGVFRMMLPGANQ, from the coding sequence ATGCATCCTTTGTTCTTGAAAGCAGACGGTTTAACGCATGAAGTCATCGGTGCGGCAATTGAGGTGCATCGGGATAAGGGCGCCGGATTGATTGAGTCGATTTATGAAAAATGTCTTATGAGAGAATTGGAATTGCGGAATATTCAGGCAGTGAATCAGAAAATTGTTCCGATCGAGTATAAAGGGTTTGTTTTTGATGAACCGCTGCGGCTGGATGTTTTAGTGGAAGACTGCCTGCTGCTGGAGTTGAAAGCTGTTGAAAAAATACTTCCCGTTTGTAAAGCAAAACTGCTCAGCTATATGAAACTATTGAATATTCCTGTCGGATTAATAATTAATTTTAACGAACCGGTTTTAAAAAACGGAGTTTTTCGCATGATGCTGCCGGGAGCAAATCAGTAA
- a CDS encoding 2-isopropylmalate synthase encodes MKAPKYKDPDPFKMPDRQWPSRTVTVSPEWCSVDLRDGNQALPDPMNPEQKLEYFEMLCRMGFKQIEVGFPSASQEDFDFFRQLIEEDRIPDGVFIMGLTQCRPHLIERTFEAFRGVKQGIVHAYLAVSELHMKHVFNTDRESALATAVESTKQIRALADAMPESDIRYEFSPEEFTDADLPFCVEVCTAVFEAWGKATPQKPLILNLPATVERRPPNHYADMIEWFIRNFPYRDSVKISLHAHNDQGMAVAATELALLAGADRVEGVLFGHGERTGNVDLVTVVNNLYSRGIDTGLDFSHMEEIVATVERLTGMPIYYRQPYAGEYAFTAFSGSHQDAINKGMRRLKDAPAAFGMEWKMPYLHIDPADLGRNFEKLIRINSQSGKGGIAWILEQEYGVQIPKAMQPELREEVQAYSENAGREISAAEVYSVFREKFITPAGPFELIAYWPRPDDEDPAFIHGEVHLRINGKEHRVEADGNGPVSAFVNAVRTIAGIDFTVDNYHEQAVGKGADAQAMAYVPLKLNGNGVIFGAGSDSNIGQAAVRAIVAGLNRIAGKTK; translated from the coding sequence ATGAAAGCACCGAAATATAAAGATCCGGATCCGTTCAAGATGCCGGACCGGCAATGGCCGTCGCGCACGGTAACTGTCAGCCCTGAATGGTGTTCAGTGGATTTGCGCGACGGAAATCAGGCGCTGCCCGACCCGATGAATCCGGAACAGAAACTGGAATACTTCGAAATGCTGTGCCGCATGGGATTTAAACAGATCGAAGTCGGATTCCCTTCAGCCAGCCAGGAGGATTTTGATTTTTTCCGCCAGCTGATTGAAGAAGACCGGATTCCGGACGGCGTATTTATTATGGGCTTAACGCAATGCCGGCCGCATTTAATTGAACGGACGTTCGAGGCATTCCGCGGCGTGAAGCAGGGAATTGTGCATGCCTATCTGGCCGTTTCGGAACTGCACATGAAACATGTGTTCAACACCGACCGGGAGAGTGCGCTGGCAACAGCGGTTGAGTCGACCAAACAGATTCGCGCGCTGGCGGATGCGATGCCGGAGAGTGATATCCGGTATGAATTTTCTCCGGAGGAATTCACCGACGCCGATCTGCCGTTCTGCGTGGAGGTCTGCACGGCCGTATTTGAGGCATGGGGCAAAGCGACGCCGCAAAAACCGCTGATTTTGAATCTGCCGGCGACGGTGGAACGCCGTCCGCCGAATCATTATGCGGATATGATTGAATGGTTCATCCGGAATTTTCCGTACCGCGACAGCGTGAAAATTTCACTGCACGCCCATAACGATCAGGGCATGGCGGTGGCCGCTACCGAACTGGCGCTGCTGGCCGGTGCCGACCGCGTGGAGGGCGTGCTGTTCGGTCACGGTGAGCGCACCGGAAATGTCGATTTGGTGACGGTGGTGAATAACCTCTATTCGCGCGGCATTGATACCGGTTTGGATTTCTCGCACATGGAGGAAATTGTTGCGACGGTGGAACGTCTGACTGGTATGCCGATCTATTATCGCCAGCCGTACGCCGGCGAATATGCCTTCACGGCCTTTTCCGGCTCGCATCAGGACGCGATCAACAAAGGGATGCGCCGGCTGAAAGATGCGCCGGCGGCATTCGGCATGGAATGGAAAATGCCCTATCTGCATATTGATCCGGCAGATTTAGGGCGTAATTTTGAAAAACTGATCCGTATCAATTCGCAGTCCGGTAAGGGCGGCATTGCATGGATCCTGGAGCAGGAATACGGCGTGCAGATTCCGAAGGCGATGCAGCCGGAGCTGCGCGAAGAGGTTCAGGCATACAGTGAAAATGCCGGACGGGAAATTTCCGCCGCCGAAGTCTATAGCGTGTTTCGCGAAAAATTTATCACCCCTGCCGGACCGTTTGAACTGATCGCCTACTGGCCGCGTCCGGATGACGAAGATCCGGCATTTATCCACGGTGAAGTTCACCTGCGTATCAACGGCAAAGAACATCGGGTTGAGGCGGACGGCAACGGTCCCGTATCGGCATTCGTTAACGCCGTGCGCACCATTGCCGGAATCGACTTTACAGTGGATAATTATCACGAACAGGCTGTCGGCAAGGGCGCAGACGCACAGGCCATGGCATACGTCCCTTTAAAACTGAACGGTAACGGTGTGATTTTCGGCGCCGGTTCCGACTCCAATATCGGTCAGGCAGCCGTGCGCGCCATCGTGGCCGGATTAAACCGGATCGCAGGAAAAACCAAATGA
- a CDS encoding shikimate dehydrogenase, with translation MKKLAVLGHPIGHTLSPVMHSASLAALGLDQEYEYGSLDVPPQQLLTRLALLPSEGYAGVNLTIPLKEVAYRGLKNLAAGARILGAVNTVEFTAGGGMVGHNTDGCGFLEALNEAFGKTVEHDRVFILGCGGAGRAVALTAALHGAESLTLADLDAARVTALALEIKKHAPLVDVSHPAGKEEQIAAAKNSDLIIQASPVGMHKDDPALLPPDAFCAGQRVFDLIYMYPETALLSAAKKSGALIANGLGMLLHQGAQSFRIWTGIEPDINAMRTALEKAVYR, from the coding sequence ATGAAAAAACTCGCCGTGCTCGGGCATCCGATTGGTCACACCCTCTCTCCGGTGATGCACAGCGCATCGCTGGCGGCGCTGGGACTGGATCAAGAGTATGAATACGGCAGCCTCGACGTGCCGCCGCAACAATTGTTAACACGCCTCGCACTCCTTCCGTCAGAAGGATACGCCGGTGTAAACCTCACCATCCCGCTGAAAGAGGTGGCGTATCGCGGGCTAAAAAACCTCGCCGCCGGCGCGCGCATTCTCGGCGCGGTGAACACTGTGGAATTTACTGCCGGCGGCGGGATGGTCGGACACAACACCGATGGCTGCGGATTTCTCGAAGCGCTCAATGAAGCCTTCGGCAAAACGGTAGAGCACGACCGCGTATTCATTCTCGGCTGCGGCGGCGCCGGTCGCGCGGTCGCACTCACCGCCGCGCTTCACGGGGCGGAATCATTGACACTGGCCGATCTCGATGCCGCGCGCGTCACGGCGCTGGCCCTGGAAATTAAAAAGCACGCGCCGCTGGTTGACGTGTCTCACCCGGCCGGCAAAGAGGAGCAGATTGCCGCCGCAAAAAACTCTGACCTGATCATTCAGGCCTCGCCGGTCGGTATGCACAAGGATGATCCGGCGCTGCTTCCGCCGGATGCTTTTTGTGCCGGACAGCGCGTTTTTGATCTGATTTATATGTATCCCGAAACCGCACTCCTTTCCGCCGCTAAAAAATCCGGCGCGCTGATTGCCAACGGACTCGGTATGCTGCTGCACCAGGGGGCGCAGTCGTTCCGTATCTGGACCGGCATTGAGCCGGACATCAACGCCATGCGCACCGCATTGGAAAAAGCAGTCTATCGGTAG
- a CDS encoding galactokinase family protein, with translation MTGLKSSITASAPGSLMLLGEHAVLHGRRALVCAINQRIHVTINPAPGKILRITSALGEYEAPLAALTDHPDFRFVLDAVKQYSPAQGIELKIESDFPGDIGFGSSAAVTVATHAAFLESRRDAPVASPVRKERDGGVASTLMEIFKRSLATIRRVQGCGSGADAAASVFGGAVAYRAEPLEIQPLKEAFPFTAVYSGAKMKTADVIRHLDERRALNPGCFEKIFDRMDQSVGAVMDDFSTLGENLILNQKLMEEAGLCNAALAAIITEFAAQNIPAKISGSGLGDCAIGLGEFPAPERFRAFPLQVSDSGVKTDKGTVGCESCSASPAPKLK, from the coding sequence ATAACAGGATTGAAATCGTCAATTACAGCCTCGGCGCCGGGATCGCTGATGTTATTAGGCGAGCACGCTGTATTACACGGACGTCGCGCGCTGGTCTGTGCAATCAATCAGCGCATCCATGTAACAATCAATCCGGCACCGGGAAAAATTCTGCGCATTACATCGGCGCTCGGAGAATATGAGGCGCCGCTGGCAGCGCTGACTGACCATCCCGATTTTCGTTTTGTGCTGGATGCTGTAAAACAATATTCGCCGGCGCAGGGTATCGAGCTTAAAATCGAATCCGATTTCCCCGGCGACATCGGCTTCGGTTCTTCCGCTGCCGTTACTGTTGCTACGCATGCGGCATTTTTAGAAAGTAGACGCGACGCCCCCGTCGCGTCCCCCGTACGTAAAGAACGCGACGGGGGCGTCGCGTCTACGTTAATGGAAATCTTCAAGCGCAGTTTGGCAACGATTCGCCGTGTGCAGGGATGCGGTTCCGGTGCAGATGCAGCGGCCAGTGTTTTTGGCGGTGCAGTGGCGTACCGCGCAGAACCATTAGAAATTCAACCGCTCAAAGAAGCATTTCCGTTCACAGCCGTTTATTCCGGCGCAAAAATGAAAACGGCGGATGTTATCCGGCATCTCGATGAGCGCCGCGCGCTGAATCCGGGCTGTTTTGAGAAAATTTTTGATCGCATGGATCAGAGCGTTGGAGCCGTGATGGATGATTTTTCAACGCTCGGGGAAAACCTGATTCTCAATCAAAAACTGATGGAAGAGGCGGGGCTTTGTAATGCTGCGCTCGCCGCAATCATCACTGAATTTGCCGCACAAAACATCCCGGCGAAAATTTCCGGTTCCGGGCTGGGCGATTGTGCGATCGGGCTCGGCGAGTTTCCGGCGCCGGAAAGATTCAGAGCGTTTCCACTCCAGGTATCTGATTCCGGCGTAAAAACCGATAAGGGTACTGTTGGTTGCGAAAGCTGCTCTGCGAGTCCGGCTCCAAAATTAAAGTAA
- a CDS encoding hydroxymethylglutaryl-CoA synthase: MDIGIDRISFYTAQYFLDLKLLAEERKVDPGKFLIGIGQEKMGIPPPDEDIVTMAASAAFPLKNSGELEQVETILFATESGIDQSKSAGLFVHGLLDLPERCRVVELKQACYSATAALRMAMGLVAMNPHTKVLVIASDVARYALGSPGESTQGCGAVAFTVAANPRLVAIDPEAGFYSSDVMDFWRPNYLSEALVDGRYSTLIYIKALLKSWQQYAAQSGRTPENFARFCYHIPFTRMAEKAHQKLVKGISGEELHRVTGESLIYSRVAGNCYSASLYIGLCSLLDHSGEDLAGKRIGFYSYGSGCTAEFFSGVVQPGWRGVLFSDAHKTLLANRAALTFRQYEDIYLYGIPTDGGEYSFPQYRTGPFRFAGLRAHKRIYEPAGI; encoded by the coding sequence ATGGATATCGGCATCGACAGAATCTCGTTTTATACAGCGCAGTATTTTCTGGATTTAAAGCTGCTGGCGGAAGAGCGCAAGGTTGATCCCGGGAAATTTCTGATCGGTATCGGTCAGGAAAAAATGGGTATTCCGCCGCCGGATGAAGATATCGTAACCATGGCGGCAAGCGCCGCATTCCCGCTGAAAAATTCCGGCGAACTTGAACAGGTCGAAACAATTTTATTTGCTACCGAGAGCGGAATTGACCAGTCGAAATCCGCCGGTCTTTTCGTGCACGGTTTACTGGATCTTCCGGAACGCTGTCGCGTGGTAGAATTAAAACAGGCGTGCTACAGCGCAACGGCGGCACTGCGCATGGCGATGGGTCTGGTGGCGATGAATCCGCATACCAAAGTTCTGGTGATTGCGTCCGATGTTGCGCGCTACGCACTCGGCAGCCCCGGCGAATCAACGCAGGGCTGTGGCGCGGTGGCGTTCACCGTCGCCGCCAATCCGCGGCTGGTTGCGATTGATCCGGAAGCCGGTTTTTATTCATCTGATGTGATGGATTTCTGGCGGCCGAATTATCTGTCCGAAGCGCTGGTGGATGGCAGATATTCAACGCTGATTTATATCAAAGCGCTGTTGAAATCGTGGCAGCAGTACGCCGCGCAAAGCGGGCGCACGCCGGAAAATTTCGCGCGCTTTTGCTATCATATTCCATTCACGCGTATGGCGGAAAAAGCGCATCAAAAACTCGTGAAAGGGATCTCCGGTGAAGAACTCCACCGCGTCACCGGCGAATCATTAATTTACAGTCGCGTCGCCGGAAACTGTTATTCCGCTTCACTCTACATTGGACTCTGCTCGCTGCTGGATCATTCCGGAGAGGATCTCGCCGGGAAACGGATCGGCTTTTACAGCTACGGCTCCGGCTGCACCGCCGAATTTTTCAGCGGCGTAGTTCAGCCGGGCTGGCGCGGCGTTTTGTTTTCTGACGCGCATAAAACTCTGCTCGCAAACCGCGCGGCGCTTACATTCCGGCAGTACGAAGACATTTATCTTTACGGCATTCCAACCGATGGCGGCGAATATTCATTCCCGCAATACCGCACCGGCCCTTTCCGCTTCGCCGGACTTCGCGCGCATAAGCGCATTTACGAACCTGCCGGGATCTGA
- the proS gene encoding proline--tRNA ligase translates to MAKTAISPTREENYPEWYQQVVRAAELAENSDVRGCMVIKPWGYALWENIQRGLDKLFKETGHVNAYFPLFIPKSYLEKEAEHVEGFAKECAVVTHHRLEAGPDGRLIPAGELEEPLVVRPTSETIIGATYAKWVQSWRDLPILINQWANVVRWEMRTRLFLRTAEFLWQEGHTAHETEIEAMEETRKMLEVYKHFAQEYMAMPVLTGEKTDGERFPGAVNTFCIEALMQDGKALQAGTSHFLGQNFARASEIKFQSRAGREEFAWTTSWGVSTRLIGGLIMTHGDDDGMIMPPRLAPAHVVILPIIRKEADYDAIMKYCNDTAGMLRAQLYDGRPVEVVVDARDINAGEKGWQWVKKGIPVRVEIGPRDMENGSVFVARRDKGPKEKYGQSREEFAASISGVLEEMQRNLFERALKYREEHTREIDSWDEFVAFFKDGCGGFALAHWDGTPETEAKINEELSVTIRCIPFDYEQSGAGSCIVSGRPSKGRVVFAKSY, encoded by the coding sequence ATGGCAAAAACCGCGATCAGTCCAACGAGAGAGGAAAATTATCCGGAGTGGTATCAGCAGGTGGTGCGCGCGGCGGAACTGGCAGAGAACAGTGACGTGCGCGGCTGTATGGTGATTAAACCGTGGGGGTATGCGCTGTGGGAAAATATTCAGCGCGGTCTGGATAAGCTGTTTAAGGAGACCGGCCATGTGAATGCCTATTTCCCGCTGTTTATTCCGAAGAGTTATCTGGAAAAGGAAGCAGAGCATGTTGAGGGCTTTGCGAAGGAGTGCGCGGTGGTTACGCATCACCGGCTGGAAGCGGGTCCGGACGGCAGGTTAATTCCGGCGGGTGAGCTGGAGGAGCCGCTGGTGGTGCGTCCGACGTCGGAAACGATTATCGGTGCAACGTATGCGAAATGGGTGCAGAGCTGGCGCGATCTGCCGATTCTGATCAATCAGTGGGCGAATGTGGTGCGCTGGGAGATGCGTACGCGGCTGTTTCTGCGCACCGCCGAGTTTTTGTGGCAGGAGGGGCACACCGCGCACGAAACGGAAATTGAGGCGATGGAAGAGACGCGCAAGATGCTGGAGGTGTATAAGCATTTTGCACAGGAATATATGGCGATGCCGGTGCTGACAGGTGAAAAGACGGACGGTGAGCGTTTCCCCGGCGCGGTGAATACGTTTTGTATTGAAGCGCTGATGCAGGACGGCAAAGCGCTGCAGGCGGGGACGAGTCATTTTCTGGGACAGAATTTTGCGCGGGCCTCTGAAATTAAATTTCAGTCGCGCGCAGGCCGTGAAGAGTTTGCGTGGACGACGTCGTGGGGCGTTTCTACGCGGCTGATCGGCGGGCTGATTATGACGCACGGCGACGACGACGGCATGATCATGCCGCCGCGTCTCGCGCCGGCGCATGTGGTGATTCTGCCGATTATCCGCAAGGAAGCGGATTATGATGCAATCATGAAGTATTGCAACGATACGGCGGGTATGCTGCGCGCGCAGCTGTACGACGGTCGTCCGGTTGAAGTGGTGGTGGATGCACGCGACATCAATGCCGGCGAGAAAGGCTGGCAGTGGGTGAAGAAAGGAATTCCGGTGCGGGTGGAGATCGGTCCGCGCGATATGGAAAACGGCTCAGTGTTTGTGGCGCGGCGCGATAAAGGTCCGAAAGAAAAATACGGACAGAGCCGCGAAGAATTTGCGGCGTCAATTTCCGGCGTGCTGGAAGAGATGCAGAGAAATCTGTTCGAGCGCGCGCTGAAATACCGCGAGGAGCATACACGCGAAATTGATTCATGGGATGAGTTCGTTGCGTTCTTTAAGGACGGGTGCGGCGGGTTTGCCTTAGCGCACTGGGACGGCACGCCGGAAACCGAAGCGAAAATCAATGAAGAATTATCTGTGACAATCCGGTGCATTCCGTTTGACTATGAACAGAGCGGCGCCGGCAGCTGTATTGTCAGCGGCCGGCCGAGCAAAGGACGTGTGGTTTTTGCGAAAAGCTATTAA